One Natronomonas moolapensis 8.8.11 genomic region harbors:
- a CDS encoding DUF2150 family protein, whose translation MSSPPDEYYTDERWNNWVDRLREEEIDPESDDSARLFFNLLDDATIAIAKVVTDYEDGEIDADAAAEELGRIREIVLSEVEIDEEEKLTLVDGIQTSLVCAFYTAEEYIVGGPADEGTVEEHLRAAAAAETDEEDLDTALAHCVQAGTLIVEGAELGMDVAEEIEYGLVADWVNGLDSLGRALADPEVVEEDE comes from the coding sequence ATGAGCAGCCCCCCCGACGAGTACTACACGGACGAGCGCTGGAACAACTGGGTGGACCGGCTCCGCGAGGAGGAGATCGATCCCGAGAGCGACGACTCCGCGCGCCTCTTTTTCAATCTCCTGGACGACGCGACGATCGCCATCGCGAAGGTTGTCACCGACTACGAGGACGGCGAGATCGACGCCGACGCCGCCGCCGAGGAACTCGGTCGCATCAGGGAGATCGTCCTCTCGGAGGTCGAGATCGACGAGGAGGAGAAACTGACGCTCGTCGACGGGATCCAGACTTCGCTCGTCTGTGCGTTCTACACCGCCGAGGAGTACATCGTCGGCGGTCCCGCCGACGAGGGAACCGTCGAGGAGCACCTCCGCGCCGCCGCCGCCGCCGAGACCGACGAGGAGGACCTCGACACCGCGCTGGCCCACTGCGTCCAGGCCGGGACGCTCATCGTCGAGGGGGCGGAACTCGGGATGGACGTCGCCGAGGAGATCGAGTACGGTTTAGTCGCCGACTGGGTCAACGGTCTCGACTCGCTGGGGCGGGCGCTCGCGGACCCCGAAGTGGTCGAAGAAGACGAATAA
- a CDS encoding MTH1187 family thiamine-binding protein, whose protein sequence is MTVVALLSVAPVIEDSMASEVAAAVEALEDFDVAYETNPMGTVIEADDVGTIMAAAGAAHEAVDADRVSTVLKIDDKRARGEPAEAKVEAVERELGRDAKTER, encoded by the coding sequence ATGACCGTCGTGGCACTCCTGAGCGTGGCGCCGGTGATCGAAGACAGTATGGCGAGCGAGGTCGCGGCCGCCGTCGAGGCGCTCGAGGACTTCGACGTCGCCTACGAGACGAACCCGATGGGGACCGTGATCGAAGCCGACGACGTCGGGACGATTATGGCCGCGGCGGGGGCGGCACACGAGGCCGTCGACGCCGACCGCGTGAGCACGGTGTTGAAGATCGACGACAAGCGCGCCCGCGGAGAGCCCGCCGAAGCGAAGGTCGAGGCGGTCGAGCGCGAACTGGGTCGAGACGCAAAAACGGAGCGATAG